From the Carassius auratus strain Wakin chromosome 36, ASM336829v1, whole genome shotgun sequence genome, the window ACCGCTGACTTCAGCTCTTGATTTGACTTTTGCATGGCTCTACCATAGTCAAATAATGAATGACTGTCATATGTTATGATAAACTTAAAAATAGATTTATAGAATATGACTGGGACAGTATCATTTCACTCAACAATAAAAATGAGCCggaaatttactcatcctcaggttatccaagatgtagaagagattgttcatcggaacagatttggggaaatatagctttacatcacttgcttacaaatgaatcatctgcagtgaatgggctgcatgtttgtataaaacaaatccatcattaaagtgttttaacttTAGACCAGCACTCTTGCCAAAACCCagaattcaaaataacattttccaGTGAAAAAGGTAATCCCtggttgtcctctcacattaaaatgcatcaacatatttgtttagaatgttttttttttttcaatgctttaTCTGGAAACAGCAattttatggatagaggacttgtattttagccagaagcagtGGTTTAAATTTTAAACTGTCTCAGcggcagggttgccaggtcttcacaaaaaaaaaaacacccaattgctactcaaaactagccaaaTCGTGTTTCGAGGGTGTTccaagggatttaaaaaaaaacactttatttagtgaggttcccctggtaaaattatcatttatacCATGTTATTAGAGTCACTACAATCAAtgtacatgaaaaacaacccCCTGCAACAGCGTTAAAGTAGCATGAAAAATGCGCCATTGGCAACACTGTTCAATGGATTGGTTTCATATAAACacaaagcttttcacttcacaagatgttaactgatgaactggagtcgtgtggatcacttgtggattattctgatgtttttatcagctgtttggactcattctgacggcacccattcaatgaggatccactggtgagcaagtgatgtcatgCTAACCTCCTCCAattctgttccaatgaagaaacaaactcatctacatcttggctaACCGgaggattttcattttggggtgaaactATGCCTCTAATGCGCATTACAAGAGCAAAGTTAACACCAGAAAGCATAAATGTACACCACGTAGTAACTTACTATTCGTTTGAAATTACGTTGCCAGACCTCCACATCGTGAAGAATGTCCAGCCTATGAACAGAAACGAGAACAACCATATATTCATTAGTTTGAAACTTAACTCCAGCCTAAAAATACTTCACAGAATAAAATGACAGGTACCTGACAGGAACGGAGAAGACATCAGGGTGCAGGTCAACCACACCGAGAGGGTCACAGTCACAGCTTCCCAGAGACTCCAGCCAGGTGTGGACAGGTGCCAGGTGAGCTGGGAGAGCAGCCTCGCATCTGTGCACCACTGGAAGATCAGAGCCCACCGGAGAGGCCCTCTCTACAGAAAGAGTCACACATCTTCAGTTCACTGCTGTGCTGGAGATCATTTGactatattaacaatattatcaaTTGATAGAGGCTCTCCGTCTGTCATTTGTTTGAAGAGATGTATAGATCACAATAGAAAGTTCACAGTTTTATTCTGGCAGCAGTTTTATAACTACAGTAGTTTGGAGACAGAGAAATAATGGGGagtaatgcattatatttacttattaaataAGAAAGCTTTGCTTACTTTGTCGCCCGACTCCAATGAGATTAGATGGAAGTCGCAAATTAGATGGAAGTACGTTTTCTCCGGAGACAGATGAGATGAACTGGTTTGAGAAAACACATGACATGAGTTGACTCCTCGATGTTGCTCCAGAATGACCATCACTATCATATTCACACGCAATATATTGCATGGTTATTGCCCGCAATACAAACATCAATGCGCATACTTACCCTTTTAACAGCCGTTCTTCCACACAACGCCAACGTAGCACGAAACATGATGCGGGCTAATTAAAATGAGCAGGAGCCCCGCTGTTATAATTTCAGCGTCTTACATTAATATTGGGTTTCCCTGTCAGAAGGTCGTGATGGTGTGCTCTCTCAGTGCGCGCGCTTCCGTCGCTCACATATGACGTGAgctgtgttttcttcttcttcttcttggcgtTTAATGGCGGATGGCTTACAACTTTTAGGTGCATTGAGCTGTGTTTTGCCCATAGACTGTAGGTTTTGTCTcctgaattattaataataaatagaaatcgGGGTGTGcacgatttttcttttatactttACTTGTGCATTCTTATTATGACTGATAACTGGCCCTTTACTATGATGTGTGGTGTTTTAATAGCACTGGGTGTGGATCCTAATGAGGACTAGAGCACGACACAGAATCAACGTGAAATCACACGCTGGTCTTTTATGTGTGAAAATACATAAAgattgataattaaaaaaaaaccctaatGTACATTCGAtgaaattaaagaataaatagaGATCCTCTTTAAAATGCAAACAGGCACaacgattaaaaataaataaaattattcacaACGTTTGcattctttttaatttatattacttttgtttttattatcattacatttttttttgtatttacatatatagAGCAAGGTGCATTGTTGTAAATGTAATATCCATCCCACAAGTTCTAAAATTGACACTCATTAAATTGttagacaaaagaaaaaaaatagaagctaatatacatattaatacaGCTGTATCTAGTtaagtatttataaaatatcataGTATATTAACACAGTAACTAAACACAGCAACATCAAAGCACTTAACAATTTGctatttgcacaaaaaaaaaaaaaaaaaaaaaccctgaacacAAAGTGAAGCTGGACACAACAAGTTTCAAAAATAAGTCGTTTTATTTGTATCTTACAACTACAGGTGCATAAAAGTCTTTACGGCTTATTAGTCAACAGACTCTTGTCTTCACAATAGGCACAACAGTATGACCTTCGTAACAAGGTGATTTGTGTGATTGCATAGTGCAGTTTAAAACTTCAAATTCACATCCCCAGGTCAGTAAAAGACAGACAAATGCACCACACAACAGATTGTTTTTAACTCCATCAATAAAATATAAGAGAATTCGTGTTTGACATTTCAATCGTGTTGATATGCCATCTAATTTGACAAACAAATTCAGAATTTGCGTATTAAAACGTCAGAAGATATTTACATATTCTCTATAGAGTGTTGATGGTGCAACTCAAGATTTTAACAAAACCCCAGGCAAAGCATTTCTGGCTCTTTGCcaaaactggaagaaaaaaaaaccttccgaTTTGatctaaataagaaaaaaaattataactgtgGCAAATGTGTTATGTTGGCAGCTTGgacatcaaaatcaaaacaaaatttcAAGTATGATCTTAAGAATCCCAATCAGTATAGTCCACAGGATTGATTCCTCTTCTTCCGTCCCGTCCGCGGGGCCCTGAGAGTGTTGAGACTGTCCAGGAGTCTCATCTGAGGAATACGAGTTTTTCTCCACTTCCTCTTCTGTGAGTGCCGTCTGGTCGTAAAACACCCTCATCTCAAACTCACTCTCCATGTAGGATGGATGTCCGTAGATCCCAATCCCAACAGGCCTAACAAAATCCCCtgggacgaccaccacgtcctggCCACAGGTGGTAGACTGAAGCTTGTAGGTATCAAAGTTTGGCCTCAGCGTCTTGTCAGAGACGTAGAGATCTGCGTCTCCCTTAAGGCTCTGCATGTACAGGATAATACGTCCTTCGTGGTTGAGACGCAGGTAGCTGTAGTTTCCTGCCCCAATGTGGCCTTGCACGACATGGAG encodes:
- the c36h6orf120 gene encoding UPF0669 protein C6orf120 homolog, whose protein sequence is MTMVLCWGGLLVLVALSRALGSLQLSEDAAVPDEWVLLHVVQGHIGAGNYSYLRLNHEGRIILYMQSLKGDADLYVSDKTLRPNFDTYKLQSTTCGQDVVVVPGDFVRPVGIGIYGHPSYMESEFEMRVFYDQTALTEEEVEKNSYSSDETPGQSQHSQGPADGTEEEESILWTILIGILKIILEILF